In Thiospirochaeta perfilievii, a single window of DNA contains:
- a CDS encoding nucleoside hydrolase, with protein sequence MRKFIIDTDTGSDDAIALIMALKSKEINIEAITTVCGNITLEQATLNALMTIEVTDTVKPPVFSGSSKPLKRKLETAEGVHGQDGMGGKGLIHPTLKKTGSNAVEKILSIVEENPGEIEIITIGPVTNLAQAILEAPETMKKVKHIYSMATGGFGPGNVTPVAEFNVYVDAEAFDIMLRSDIPITIAGFDICIGDAAFNEDEINFLRSSESSLARFAMDINSQKIEWNIKTYNRYAVNLPDPVAMAVALWDDIVIEKVEAHCHTCIKEEAAYGQVIVDTGKFGNKTEDFNAVVIKSIDADLYKKRLIKLLVD encoded by the coding sequence ATGAGAAAATTTATTATAGATACTGATACTGGAAGTGATGATGCAATTGCACTAATTATGGCATTAAAAAGTAAAGAAATAAATATAGAAGCAATTACTACAGTATGCGGAAATATTACATTAGAGCAAGCAACATTAAATGCTTTAATGACAATAGAAGTAACAGATACTGTCAAACCACCAGTATTTTCTGGTTCAAGTAAACCATTAAAACGGAAATTGGAAACAGCTGAAGGTGTTCATGGACAAGATGGTATGGGGGGCAAGGGATTAATACATCCAACCCTGAAAAAAACAGGTAGTAATGCAGTAGAGAAAATATTATCAATAGTAGAAGAAAACCCAGGAGAGATAGAGATAATTACAATTGGACCAGTAACTAATCTTGCTCAAGCTATATTAGAAGCACCAGAAACAATGAAAAAAGTTAAGCATATTTATTCTATGGCTACAGGTGGGTTTGGTCCTGGAAATGTCACTCCAGTTGCAGAATTTAATGTTTATGTCGATGCAGAAGCATTTGATATAATGCTAAGATCTGATATTCCAATAACTATAGCTGGTTTTGATATCTGTATTGGGGATGCTGCATTTAATGAGGATGAAATAAACTTCTTGCGTAGTTCAGAAAGTAGTCTAGCTCGATTTGCAATGGATATAAATAGCCAAAAGATTGAGTGGAATATAAAGACATATAACCGTTACGCTGTAAATTTACCTGACCCTGTTGCTATGGCGGTTGCTCTATGGGACGATATTGTTATCGAAAAGGTAGAAGCTCATTGTCACACTTGTATAAAAGAAGAAGCGGCATATGGGCAGGTAATTGTAGATACAGGAAAGTTTGGTAATAAAACAGAAGATTTTAATGCTGTTGTTATTAAATCAATAGATGCGGATTTGTATAAAAAACGTCTGATTAAATTATTAGTAGATTAA
- a CDS encoding PhoH family protein — protein sequence MGDIDKNGRNAKINKDTKTFVIDTNVLIHRPDAIFSFKNSKVVIPIEVFEELDKLKSEHHSGRGKSARTAVRLIDGIISKRDVSKGVKMPSGGLLVIPILEDFKEFHGLVKGKKDNHILLTALALKQQGDLVFFVSKDINARIKAEALGIRAVDYEKHKVSTNDQYKGYVELEVSEDKCKELEEMKSVELEGNFYDNQYCFLTNSSSSTIYIGRYDKEAECFRHIPSNLEPVTGISALNTEQRIAFDALLNPNINLVTLVGAAGTGKTLLAIASGLHMVTFEKQYSRVLVSRPIVPMGNDIGFLPGEKSQKMSPWMQPIFDNLEFIIERSNKQNVKSVDQLINNKILEIEALTYIRGRSLPKQYIVVDEAQNLTTHEIKTIVSRAGEDTKVILTGDPYQIDNPYLDSESNGLITLVEAFKEEKISAHVTLTKTERSSLAELATQLL from the coding sequence ATGGGTGATATTGATAAAAATGGAAGAAATGCAAAAATTAACAAAGATACTAAAACGTTCGTTATTGATACCAACGTTTTAATTCATCGTCCTGATGCCATATTTTCTTTTAAAAATAGTAAGGTTGTTATTCCTATTGAGGTATTTGAGGAGTTAGACAAACTTAAATCAGAGCACCACTCTGGTAGGGGTAAAAGTGCAAGAACAGCAGTTAGATTAATAGATGGAATTATTAGTAAAAGGGATGTTTCTAAGGGTGTAAAAATGCCTAGTGGAGGACTTCTAGTAATCCCCATTCTAGAGGATTTTAAGGAGTTTCACGGTCTTGTAAAGGGCAAAAAGGATAATCATATACTTTTAACAGCCCTTGCATTAAAACAACAGGGGGATTTAGTATTTTTTGTCTCAAAGGATATAAATGCTAGAATTAAAGCTGAAGCCCTTGGCATTAGAGCTGTTGATTATGAGAAACATAAGGTTAGTACAAACGACCAGTATAAGGGGTATGTTGAACTTGAGGTTTCCGAGGATAAGTGTAAAGAGTTAGAGGAGATGAAGTCTGTAGAACTTGAGGGTAACTTCTATGACAATCAATACTGTTTTTTAACAAACTCATCATCATCTACTATATATATAGGTCGATACGACAAGGAAGCTGAGTGTTTTAGGCATATACCATCTAATTTAGAACCTGTAACAGGTATAAGCGCTTTAAATACCGAGCAGAGGATAGCTTTTGATGCACTTCTTAACCCAAATATCAATCTTGTAACCCTAGTAGGGGCAGCTGGAACAGGAAAGACTCTTTTGGCCATAGCTTCTGGATTGCATATGGTTACCTTTGAAAAACAGTACTCCAGGGTTTTAGTTAGCAGGCCTATTGTTCCGATGGGTAATGATATTGGTTTTTTACCAGGGGAGAAGTCCCAAAAAATGTCCCCTTGGATGCAACCTATTTTTGATAATCTGGAGTTTATTATCGAGAGGTCTAATAAACAGAATGTTAAGAGTGTGGATCAGCTAATTAATAATAAGATATTGGAGATTGAGGCTTTAACCTATATTAGAGGTAGAAGTTTGCCAAAGCAGTATATAGTTGTTGATGAGGCACAAAATTTAACAACCCATGAAATTAAAACTATTGTTAGTAGAGCAGGTGAGGATACAAAGGTTATATTAACTGGAGACCCATACCAGATAGATAACCCATACTTAGATTCGGAATCAAACGGATTAATAACCCTGGTTGAGGCTTTTAAAGAGGAGAAAATATCTGCCCATGTAACATTAACAAAAACAGAGAGAAGTTCCTTAGCTGAGTTAGCTACACAACTTCTTTAA
- the fliS gene encoding flagellar export chaperone FliS, with amino-acid sequence MRRGALNSYKETKVTTATQSKLIIMLYDEVIKQITIGVEAVKTKKAKDVSHNAFVKSQDCISELMVSLDLEKGGDIAQNLFSLYNYFNRELLEANTSGKIEKALDVQSMMKELRSSWVSISGTTEHETTPDRVGINIAG; translated from the coding sequence ATGAGGCGAGGGGCATTAAACTCATATAAAGAGACTAAGGTAACTACTGCAACACAGAGTAAGTTAATTATAATGTTATATGATGAGGTTATAAAACAGATTACTATTGGTGTTGAAGCAGTAAAAACCAAAAAAGCAAAGGATGTTTCACACAACGCTTTTGTAAAATCCCAGGATTGTATATCGGAGCTTATGGTCTCCCTGGATCTTGAGAAGGGTGGTGATATAGCCCAAAACTTATTTAGCCTGTATAACTATTTTAATAGGGAGTTATTGGAAGCTAATACTAGTGGGAAAATAGAAAAAGCACTTGATGTACAGAGTATGATGAAAGAGTTAAGATCGTCTTGGGTCTCTATCTCTGGTACCACTGAACATGAAACAACTCCGGATAGAGTAGGAATAAATATCGCTGGATAG
- the polA gene encoding DNA polymerase I, which translates to MSNKEPLYILDGYAIIFRSYYAFINRPLKNSQGNNISAIFGFYRTLFNFFKTYKPKNFIVALDSKGPTFRSDIFPEYKANRSPAPEDLIAQFPIIINILEELNIPSVGLVGYEADDIIGTLASRCEKESRQCFIISGDKDLMQLISDNVTQLIPDGKGSYTVFDSKKVFETKGVHPNQIIDYLSLMGDSADNIPGVKGIGEKTAGKLLDQFKTLENLYANIENVKAKGQREKLINGKESAFLSKKLVVLDLNTPIDIEPKDCILPEIDGKLSQELFAAQGINAVSPGGTSSNEKPKEEGKKGSYKVILDKDELDLVINKAIESKIVAFDCETDSLDAISANPVGFSISFVKEEAYYIPLKAKGCEPLEEEVVKDALKKLFNSAQIVGQNIKYDYKVLAKWGLNIKNIIFDTMVAAWILDSSITSYSMDSLAKSRLNYTTVAFKDIVPKNGVFSDVHIDLATEYAAEDADITYRLYLDMVDDLDRDATLKKLLYNIEIPLINILANMEIEGVLLDGENLNNFSKELENSIKECEKEIFNICGKEFNISSTKQLQEVLFEDRGLTPIKKTKTGYSTDTAVLEQLAKEDVVPEKIIEYRGLSKLKSTYADALPKLINNRTGRVHTHFLQTGTATGRLSSKDPNLQNIPVKDDRGRRIRSAFVPTPGKVFLSADYSQIELVVLAHLSKDPGLVSAYNNGRDIHTQTAAIINQVELEDVTPGMRRVAKTINFGVMYGMSAFRLSNELEIPRKAAADFINRYFTEFAGIKTFMDETLLEAEEHGYVSTILGRKRVLPGITSSNKMVKAGAQRAAVNSVVQGSAADIMKLAMLEINKRIKEECPNSKMVLQVHDEFIFEANLDEVEILRSLVKESMEGAYKLIVPLTSSIETGNNWGDIH; encoded by the coding sequence ATGAGCAACAAGGAACCTTTATATATATTAGATGGATACGCTATTATCTTTAGATCATATTATGCATTTATAAATAGACCATTAAAAAATAGCCAGGGTAACAATATAAGTGCTATTTTTGGATTTTATAGAACACTTTTTAATTTTTTTAAGACCTATAAACCAAAGAATTTTATTGTAGCCCTAGATAGTAAGGGCCCAACCTTTAGAAGTGATATATTCCCGGAGTATAAGGCAAATAGATCCCCTGCTCCAGAGGACTTAATAGCCCAATTTCCTATAATAATAAACATATTAGAGGAGCTTAATATCCCCTCTGTAGGGTTAGTTGGTTATGAGGCCGATGATATTATAGGAACCCTTGCATCCCGGTGCGAAAAAGAGTCTAGGCAGTGTTTTATTATTTCTGGGGATAAGGACTTAATGCAGTTAATATCGGACAATGTAACCCAGTTAATTCCTGATGGTAAAGGAAGTTATACCGTATTTGATAGTAAAAAAGTATTTGAAACAAAGGGAGTACACCCAAATCAAATAATTGACTACCTATCTCTTATGGGGGATTCTGCAGATAATATTCCCGGGGTTAAGGGTATAGGAGAGAAGACCGCAGGTAAACTTTTAGACCAATTTAAAACTCTTGAGAACCTGTATGCTAATATTGAAAATGTTAAAGCTAAGGGGCAAAGAGAGAAGTTAATAAATGGAAAAGAGAGTGCTTTTTTAAGTAAAAAACTTGTTGTATTAGACTTAAATACCCCAATTGACATTGAACCTAAAGACTGTATTCTCCCTGAAATTGATGGGAAGCTAAGCCAGGAGCTATTCGCTGCCCAGGGAATTAATGCCGTATCCCCAGGTGGAACTTCTTCTAATGAGAAACCTAAAGAAGAGGGTAAAAAGGGTAGTTATAAGGTAATTCTGGATAAAGATGAGTTAGATTTAGTTATTAATAAAGCTATTGAGAGTAAAATTGTAGCATTTGATTGTGAGACTGACTCTTTAGATGCTATAAGTGCAAACCCTGTAGGGTTTTCAATATCATTTGTTAAAGAAGAGGCCTACTATATTCCTTTAAAAGCAAAGGGGTGTGAACCACTTGAAGAGGAAGTAGTTAAAGATGCCCTTAAAAAACTGTTTAATAGTGCCCAGATTGTAGGGCAAAATATAAAGTATGACTATAAGGTTTTAGCTAAATGGGGTCTTAATATAAAGAATATTATTTTTGATACAATGGTCGCAGCCTGGATATTAGACTCATCTATTACAAGCTACTCAATGGATAGTTTAGCAAAGAGTAGACTTAATTATACCACAGTAGCATTTAAGGATATTGTTCCAAAAAATGGTGTTTTTAGTGATGTCCATATAGATTTAGCTACAGAGTATGCAGCAGAGGATGCTGATATAACATATAGATTATACCTTGATATGGTAGATGATCTAGATAGGGATGCAACACTTAAAAAATTACTTTATAACATTGAAATACCTCTAATTAATATTTTAGCGAATATGGAGATTGAGGGGGTTTTATTAGATGGGGAGAACCTTAATAACTTCTCAAAAGAGTTAGAGAATAGTATTAAAGAGTGCGAAAAAGAGATTTTTAACATATGTGGAAAAGAGTTTAATATAAGCTCTACTAAGCAGTTACAGGAAGTTCTGTTTGAAGATAGGGGACTTACTCCTATTAAAAAAACAAAGACCGGTTACTCTACAGATACAGCGGTTTTAGAGCAGTTGGCTAAAGAGGATGTTGTTCCAGAAAAAATTATAGAGTACCGTGGTTTATCTAAACTTAAATCAACTTATGCTGATGCCCTACCTAAACTAATAAATAACAGAACAGGAAGGGTTCATACCCACTTTTTACAAACAGGAACAGCTACTGGTCGATTAAGTAGTAAGGATCCTAACCTACAAAATATTCCGGTAAAGGATGATAGGGGAAGACGTATAAGGTCAGCCTTTGTTCCAACGCCAGGTAAAGTATTTTTGTCCGCCGACTATTCACAAATTGAGCTTGTTGTTCTTGCCCACCTTTCTAAAGACCCGGGGTTAGTTAGTGCCTATAATAATGGAAGGGATATTCACACCCAGACTGCGGCAATTATTAACCAGGTAGAATTAGAAGATGTAACACCTGGAATGAGAAGAGTCGCTAAAACTATTAACTTTGGTGTAATGTATGGAATGAGTGCTTTTAGGTTATCTAACGAGTTAGAGATTCCAAGAAAGGCAGCAGCAGATTTTATTAATAGATATTTTACAGAGTTTGCGGGTATTAAAACCTTTATGGATGAGACCCTTCTAGAGGCGGAAGAGCACGGTTATGTATCAACAATTTTAGGTAGAAAAAGGGTTTTACCTGGTATAACAAGTAGTAATAAAATGGTTAAGGCTGGTGCCCAAAGAGCAGCTGTAAACAGTGTTGTTCAAGGTTCCGCAGCCGATATTATGAAGCTTGCTATGTTAGAAATAAACAAGAGAATAAAAGAGGAGTGTCCAAACTCTAAAATGGTTCTACAGGTACACGATGAGTTTATCTTTGAGGCGAACTTAGATGAGGTGGAAATATTAAGATCCCTTGTTAAAGAGTCTATGGAGGGGGCGTATAAGCTAATTGTGCCCCTTACATCCTCAATTGAGACTGGTAATAATTGGGGGGATATTCATTAA
- the coaE gene encoding dephospho-CoA kinase (Dephospho-CoA kinase (CoaE) performs the final step in coenzyme A biosynthesis.), with translation MVIALSGKCCSGKNYISSIFESRGFKIIDVDILAGEIFSKLDNQILKIFGNTVLVNGRVDKKRVGDLLFKDKEKREELEGIIHPLVYDRIIEIIGDKGDYIINIPLLKPSILVDYLDYIVWIKSPLLLRLYRAKHRDNYTFITLVRRIWAQKKLSVKYFITTVDIYYIYNSWFTKGLDKQVSSILNKL, from the coding sequence ATGGTTATTGCCCTATCTGGAAAGTGTTGCTCAGGAAAAAACTACATAAGTTCTATTTTTGAGAGTAGGGGATTTAAAATAATAGATGTGGATATTCTTGCAGGAGAGATCTTCTCTAAATTAGATAACCAGATTCTTAAAATTTTTGGAAACACTGTTTTAGTTAATGGAAGAGTAGATAAAAAGAGAGTAGGTGATCTTCTTTTTAAGGATAAGGAAAAAAGAGAGGAACTAGAGGGGATTATTCACCCCTTAGTTTATGATAGAATAATTGAGATAATAGGTGATAAAGGGGACTATATAATAAATATTCCCCTGTTAAAACCAAGTATTTTAGTGGATTATTTAGATTATATAGTATGGATTAAATCTCCACTTTTATTAAGATTATATAGGGCAAAACATAGGGACAACTACACTTTTATTACATTAGTTAGAAGAATATGGGCTCAAAAAAAACTTAGTGTTAAATATTTTATAACTACGGTCGATATTTATTATATATATAATAGTTGGTTTACTAAGGGACTAGATAAACAGGTTAGTTCAATTTTAAACAAGCTTTAA
- a CDS encoding SPOR domain-containing protein: protein MADNVKKDINDTKISTDTLFVLLLVICGIAVIILAAYLLYKPHQGSNDVVIRDIIVSGAIPNESESVQSVEDSLKNSYLVEPTLDEEKKEEPKLEESIEDETLITKKDQDLPVIKDKPIFKKSTTTPVLKQTVTKTTVVKPKKVQQKLVTIKAYWIQVGSFSSSAQANKSVDLLKSKGLSSRVVLKSVNGKSVYRVRIGAYESKDEADKFLSEVQKIDGYSGSYVSESTTQKYIDI, encoded by the coding sequence ATGGCAGATAATGTTAAAAAAGATATAAATGATACTAAAATTTCCACAGATACGCTCTTTGTACTACTACTTGTAATTTGCGGGATAGCTGTAATTATCTTAGCCGCCTACCTACTGTACAAACCCCACCAGGGAAGTAATGATGTTGTAATTAGGGATATAATTGTCTCCGGTGCAATTCCAAATGAGAGTGAAAGTGTTCAAAGTGTAGAGGACTCTTTAAAAAATAGTTATTTAGTGGAGCCTACATTAGATGAGGAAAAGAAAGAAGAGCCTAAATTAGAAGAGAGTATAGAAGATGAGACTCTAATAACTAAAAAAGACCAAGACCTTCCGGTAATTAAGGATAAACCAATCTTCAAAAAATCAACTACAACCCCTGTATTAAAACAGACTGTAACTAAAACTACAGTTGTTAAACCTAAAAAGGTTCAACAAAAATTAGTTACAATTAAGGCTTATTGGATACAGGTTGGCTCCTTCTCTTCCAGTGCCCAGGCTAATAAAAGTGTAGACCTTCTTAAATCCAAGGGACTATCTTCCAGGGTTGTATTAAAAAGTGTTAACGGAAAGAGTGTTTATAGAGTTAGAATAGGCGCCTACGAAAGTAAGGATGAAGCTGATAAATTTTTAAGTGAAGTTCAAAAAATTGATGGCTATTCTGGAAGTTATGTATCGGAATCTACAACACAAAAATATATAGATATATAA
- a CDS encoding hybrid sensor histidine kinase/response regulator, with amino-acid sequence MIDLDNTLMFKTLFKLLDHDTRNTFVKLNALVSDLDESPVKDMITDSVQELYDIIASSSGFIDGKKRIMSMYDIISQLSLTSDKIALSHHHRVKLTTDPKIYLFVEVSELFNHAILNIIENALKYSPTDTVVEVDIKREENYVTVYVKDSGIGIDKGELEAIFNQGYRASNAKSFEGTGTGLWITKNIIQRDSGTIEVYQNDDKGTIFKVMVPIFFTNSLEESMDIVIFNYVEDNDELDKSLSSVKTLIDMHNPPPQYHYDSLVFANLLNYLRKEKRNKTESHFKEKLLEIKSKNPNGKTVLIVDDSTYVHYYLGSFFSKLGYRVLDFAYNGQEGFNLYETYNPDIVTLDITMPVMSGLEASEKILEFDPKAKLLFLSGLGGHGGLHATINNKLKGRPYGILTKPFKLEDLKDALTTFNQL; translated from the coding sequence ATGATAGATTTAGATAATACCTTAATGTTCAAGACACTTTTTAAGTTATTGGACCATGATACTCGAAATACCTTTGTTAAGCTAAACGCACTAGTTTCGGATTTAGACGAATCTCCTGTAAAGGATATGATTACTGACTCTGTTCAAGAGCTATACGATATAATAGCCTCTTCTTCCGGTTTTATTGATGGTAAGAAGAGAATTATGTCCATGTATGATATAATATCCCAGTTATCCCTAACATCGGATAAAATCGCGTTGTCCCATCACCATAGGGTAAAACTTACTACAGATCCAAAAATATATCTGTTTGTAGAGGTTTCAGAACTCTTTAACCACGCTATTTTAAATATAATAGAGAATGCATTAAAGTACTCCCCAACTGATACTGTTGTAGAAGTTGATATAAAACGGGAAGAGAACTATGTTACTGTATATGTTAAGGATTCAGGTATAGGTATAGATAAAGGTGAGTTAGAAGCTATCTTTAATCAGGGTTATAGGGCCTCTAATGCTAAGAGTTTTGAAGGTACCGGAACTGGGCTTTGGATTACTAAGAATATTATTCAGAGGGATTCTGGTACTATAGAAGTTTATCAAAATGATGATAAAGGAACTATTTTTAAAGTGATGGTCCCAATATTTTTTACAAATAGCCTTGAAGAGTCTATGGATATTGTAATATTTAACTATGTTGAGGATAACGATGAGTTAGATAAGAGTTTAAGCAGTGTCAAAACACTAATAGATATGCATAATCCACCACCCCAGTACCACTATGACTCCCTTGTGTTTGCAAACTTACTAAACTATCTAAGAAAAGAGAAAAGAAATAAGACTGAGTCCCACTTTAAAGAGAAGTTATTAGAGATCAAATCAAAAAACCCTAATGGTAAAACAGTATTAATTGTAGATGATTCTACCTATGTTCACTACTATTTAGGTTCATTCTTTTCCAAACTCGGTTATAGGGTTTTAGATTTTGCATATAATGGACAGGAGGGTTTTAACCTATATGAAACATATAACCCAGATATTGTAACTTTAGATATTACTATGCCTGTAATGTCTGGTTTAGAAGCTAGTGAGAAGATTTTAGAGTTTGACCCAAAGGCAAAATTACTCTTTTTATCCGGGTTAGGTGGTCATGGGGGGCTTCATGCTACTATTAACAATAAGTTAAAGGGTAGACCCTATGGAATTTTAACAAAACCCTTTAAATTGGAAGATTTAAAAGACGCTTTAACTACTTTTAACCAACTATAG
- the epsC gene encoding serine O-acetyltransferase EpsC: MDDDKLDKIKKELLKSYSLGGGVNHIDGPSLPSRESIKKILMIIESLMFPGFQADEVIDQSILSYRTSEKLNRLFKKLYSETKKASCKKLVSSDSCNCEGCLSSSLDHTLELLSRLTKIRSKLLLDAEAALAGDPAAASMEEVILSYPGLKAVMIHRIAHEFYLMKIPLIPRMMGEYAHETTGIDIHPGATIGESFFIDHGTGVVIGETTVIGKSVKIYQGVTLGALSVKKEEANIKRHPTIEDGVTIYAGATILGGETVVGKNSTIGGNVWIVKSVPEDSKIYNKPIDYTIVG; this comes from the coding sequence ATGGATGATGATAAATTAGATAAAATAAAAAAAGAGTTACTAAAATCATATAGCTTAGGTGGAGGTGTAAACCATATTGATGGGCCATCCCTACCCTCCCGCGAGAGTATTAAAAAGATATTAATGATTATAGAGTCCCTAATGTTTCCAGGGTTCCAAGCAGATGAAGTTATTGATCAATCAATTTTATCCTATAGAACTAGTGAAAAGTTAAACAGACTTTTTAAAAAACTCTACAGTGAAACTAAAAAGGCTTCATGTAAAAAGTTAGTTTCCTCGGACTCTTGTAACTGTGAAGGTTGTCTATCATCATCCCTTGACCATACCTTAGAACTACTTTCAAGGTTGACTAAAATACGTTCTAAACTGCTTCTAGATGCGGAGGCAGCCTTAGCAGGAGACCCGGCTGCAGCATCAATGGAAGAGGTTATACTATCATACCCTGGCTTAAAGGCTGTAATGATCCATAGGATTGCCCATGAGTTCTACTTAATGAAGATCCCATTAATACCTAGAATGATGGGAGAATACGCCCATGAAACAACAGGAATAGATATTCACCCTGGTGCTACAATTGGTGAATCTTTTTTTATTGACCACGGTACAGGGGTAGTAATTGGTGAGACCACTGTTATAGGTAAGAGTGTAAAAATATACCAGGGAGTTACCCTTGGTGCACTTAGTGTTAAAAAAGAGGAAGCGAATATAAAGAGACACCCAACAATAGAGGATGGAGTTACTATTTATGCTGGAGCTACAATATTAGGAGGGGAGACTGTAGTTGGAAAAAACTCAACTATAGGTGGTAATGTATGGATAGTTAAGTCTGTTCCAGAGGACTCTAAAATATATAATAAACCTATAGACTACACTATAGTTGGTTAA
- a CDS encoding GntR family transcriptional regulator → MALTKDQIINQLKDEILNLTLKPGSALSEATLTARYSISRTPVRDILKQLSADDYIVISPQRATRVSYIDLKSVEQIIYLRSTLEKQILTDLCGNLSKETIIELEKLLKEQHRVIGEENYFNKFLKYDDLFHKNLFIAAKREFLWNLIQKLNVHYIRYRRLHMLEKEKLNKLYSDHKEITKALINGDKTEIEEFINKHIKNDVKSNYFKEHFAEYISDNL, encoded by the coding sequence ATGGCATTAACAAAGGATCAAATAATAAACCAATTAAAAGATGAAATACTTAATCTCACCCTAAAGCCGGGTTCAGCACTTAGTGAAGCTACATTAACAGCAAGATACAGCATATCAAGAACCCCGGTAAGGGATATTCTTAAACAGTTATCAGCTGATGATTACATTGTTATCTCCCCTCAACGGGCAACTAGAGTATCCTATATAGACCTTAAGTCTGTAGAACAGATAATCTACTTAAGGTCTACCCTAGAGAAACAGATATTAACAGACCTATGTGGAAACCTGTCCAAGGAGACTATAATAGAGCTTGAAAAGCTTCTTAAGGAACAACATAGAGTAATTGGAGAAGAGAACTACTTTAATAAATTTCTAAAGTATGATGATCTTTTTCATAAAAATCTTTTTATAGCTGCAAAGAGAGAGTTTCTTTGGAATTTAATTCAGAAGTTAAATGTCCATTATATAAGATATAGAAGACTCCATATGTTAGAGAAGGAGAAATTAAATAAACTGTATAGTGACCATAAAGAAATTACAAAAGCACTAATAAATGGGGATAAAACTGAAATTGAAGAGTTTATAAATAAACATATTAAAAATGATGTTAAGTCCAACTACTTCAAAGAACACTTTGCTGAATATATAAGTGATAATCTATAA
- the uxuA gene encoding mannonate dehydratase, with translation MEMTWRWYGENNDSITLDHIRQIPGVTGIVWSLHDKAAGDIWEMDRIQQVTDLIRSKGFTPDVVESVNVHDDIKLGLPTRDGYIDTYIDTIEKLSKVGVKVICYNFMPIFDWTRTDLYKEHPDGSNALFYEKNAIDLDPKVMAKKIIDGAGDFSMPGWEPERMAKLDELFKAYEGVTEDILFENLKYFLEKIIPVCERCGVKMAIHPDDPPWPIFGLPRIIRSRDHIARFLKLVDSPYNGLTLCTGSLGPNLSNDIPAIVREFQNKIAFAHIRNVKVFDNGDFIEASHRGKDGNVDVYEVLKAYHDNNFTGYIRPDHGRHLWGEEKNCRPGYGLYDRALGVMYMLGIWDSLDKLKEGK, from the coding sequence ATGGAAATGACATGGCGATGGTATGGTGAGAATAATGATTCAATTACACTAGACCATATAAGACAGATACCCGGTGTTACTGGGATAGTTTGGTCCCTGCATGATAAGGCTGCAGGGGATATTTGGGAAATGGATAGAATCCAACAGGTTACCGACCTTATACGGAGTAAGGGATTTACCCCTGATGTAGTTGAAAGTGTAAATGTCCATGATGATATTAAACTTGGACTCCCAACTAGGGATGGATATATAGATACTTACATTGATACAATAGAGAAACTCTCCAAGGTGGGTGTTAAGGTTATTTGTTATAACTTTATGCCAATTTTTGACTGGACAAGAACAGACCTATATAAAGAGCATCCCGATGGTTCTAATGCCCTTTTTTATGAAAAAAATGCTATAGACTTAGATCCAAAGGTTATGGCTAAAAAAATTATTGACGGAGCAGGGGACTTCTCTATGCCGGGTTGGGAACCTGAGAGAATGGCTAAGCTTGATGAACTCTTTAAAGCTTATGAGGGCGTTACAGAGGATATCTTATTTGAAAACCTAAAATACTTTCTAGAGAAGATAATACCTGTATGTGAGAGGTGTGGAGTAAAAATGGCTATCCATCCAGATGATCCTCCTTGGCCTATATTTGGACTTCCTAGAATTATTAGAAGTAGAGACCACATTGCAAGATTTTTAAAACTTGTTGATTCTCCATATAATGGGTTAACACTTTGTACAGGATCTCTAGGTCCAAATCTGTCAAATGATATACCAGCAATAGTTAGGGAGTTTCAAAACAAGATAGCCTTTGCCCATATTAGGAATGTAAAGGTTTTTGATAATGGAGACTTTATTGAGGCCTCCCATAGGGGTAAAGATGGAAATGTGGATGTATATGAAGTTTTAAAAGCATACCATGATAATAACTTTACAGGTTATATTAGACCTGACCATGGAAGACATCTATGGGGAGAAGAGAAAAATTGTAGGCCT